A stretch of DNA from Thermococcus sp.:
GCCTCGGCTATACCGTCAGCTATGCTGTCGGGGTGGCCTATTCCCTTCCTTTCGACGAGCTCGACCTTCTGCATCTCGACAGGGGTTCTCATGAGCTCCTCAACCACTATGTTCCTAACCTTCTCAGCCATGATCGTCACCTCTCGAAGTGTGTATGAGCAGGTCTGTTCATCACTTTATATACTTTTCGGCATGAATTCAAAAGCCTAATATTCCTGTCGGTTATTGACCCCGAAACCCTTAAATTTCTCCCCGAAAATCTTCCATAACGGAGGCATCCGACGACGCCCGGTGGCCCGGGCCCGGGAGTCAGCTTCCTGCCAGCGATGAGCGGGTGCGACGATGCCGGGCGGACAGGGCTTGGCCTCCGGACCGCCAGAGACCGCCGTTTGGCGCTCCATGAGGGCGGGGGATCAGCCAAGCCCACACTTTTTAAGCTTCCACGACAACCTTTCTCGGTGGGAACATGGGATTGAAGGAAATTATACGTGAGATACGCGAGGTTCTTGACGAGAAGGACGCGCTTAGGGAAGAGGCACTGAGGCTCACCAGGGAAATAGTCCGCCTGAGTGGAGATGCTATAAAAGCCCTTCACCGTGGAGAAAAGGAAAAGGCCGCCGAAAGGCTTGACCTGGCCAGGGACAAAGTGACAACCCTCCGAGAAAAGCTAAGAGACCACCCCGATATATATTTCACGGGCTACGTCCAGAATGCTCACCAGGAGTTCGTGGAAGCCAGCCTGTTCTTTGCGTACATAACGGGTGGAGAGTTCCCCTCGCCCTCGGAGCTCGGAGTCCCCCATGCTGACTACGCGCTCGGGATAGGCGACTTCATAGGAGAGCTGAGAAGGCGCTTCCTGATACTACTTCTGGAGGGCAACATAACCGGAGCGGAAGAGGTCTACCGTTTCATGGAAGCAACCTATGAAGAGCTGATGACACTGGAGTACCCCAAGGGACTGGTGAACATCAGGGGAAAGCAGGATCAGGCAAGACACATACTCGAGAGAACCCTTGAGGATCTGACGAGGGCAAAGCTTGGCAGAAAGCTTGAGGAGAAGCTTGAGGCGGTGGCAGGGGATAACGGATAGTTAGTTAATTGCATAATTAGGTGATTATGTGATTAATGAAATCAACAAAAAGCTCGGGAAAATTGAAGAGGCCCAGCGGAAGCTTGCCTTGAAGATCATAGAGAAACCGGTCAGGGCGGAGAGTGTGAAAACCGTTGGGGCGGTCGATGTTTCCTACGGTGACACCGCCAGGGCGGCCTTTGTCCTGTGCTCCTATCCCGACTGCAGGGTACTGAAAACCAGGGTAATCGAGACGGAAGTTGCCTTTCCCTACGTCCCCACTTTCTTTTTCCTCAGAGAGACGCGGCCGGTTCTCCTGGCGGTGAGGGGGGAGGAGTTTGATGTGCTGCTCGTGGAGGGACACGGGAGGGCACATCCCCGGGGCTACGGGCTCGCCTCCCACATCGGACTGTTGCTTGGAAGACCAACCATCGGTGTTGCCAAGAAGCCCCTGAAGGGAGTCGCTGAGGGGCAGTTCATAAAGGTGGGAAAAGCTTATGTAAGCGTCGGGCACTTAATCGATTTAGAGTCTGCGGTGAGAATCGTCGCGTCTTTGCTTGAGGGCGGCTACCCCACGCCGTTGAAGCTCGCGGACAGGCTGTCAAAGAGGGGAAGGCTATGAGAAGAATTCAAATGCTCATACTGCTCGCTCGGAAGGGCGCGCTTGGCAGGAAGATAAAGATAACCCTGAGAGAACTCGCCAACGAGCTGGGAATCTCCCCCCAGTCGGTTCTCCGGCTGCTTGAGGAAATGGAGGAAGAGGGGCTGGTGGAAAAAGACGTGATAGGGAGAAAGACCTACGTTGAGATAAGCCAGGAGGGGCTGGCTTTTCTGGAAAGCCTCTGCGATGCCATCTCCGAGGCCCTCTACAACGGTATAATAATCGGCGAGGTCATATCCGGAATCGGGGAGGGGGCGTACTACGTCAGACAGTACTCCCACCTGATACGTGAGTACCTGGGCTTTGACCCGTATCCCGGCACTCTAAACATACGCGTGCTGTTTCCAAAGACAGTCTTTGATGCGTTCTGCGGGGTTAGACCTGTCATCCTGCCCGGATTCTCAAAAGGCGGAAGAACCTTTGGAGATGTCAAAGCCTACCGCGTCCAGATAGGCGAAGTTGAAGGGGCAATAGTCATACCATCCAGAACAGTCCACCCGCCAAGGATCGCCGAGATAGTCGCCCCCGTGTGCCTCAGGGAGAAGCTGGGGTTAAAAGACGGAAGCAGGATAACCGTGAAGGTCGTGAGAGGATGAACTGGCGTTCGATACTCACCTGGGCGGGCATTGGGGCTTTCATCGGATTCGCCATAGCCGTCGGGATGTACTCTCCAATGAAGAACGAGAACTTTGTGTATTTGATATACGTAGGAATGCTGGCTGGATCGCTTTTTGGAGCAAGGTATCCAATGGACACGCGGGCGTCCGCCTACGCCTTCCCCCTGGGATTCGCTGCAACGACCCTTCTCGCGGGTGTATGGATGGTCAAGTCCGTGGGTTCCAGCGACGTCTACGCGTTCCTTGCCGTTGTCGTGGTGGTTATGATGCTTGTGGGTGCCAACGGATTTCTGGATATGTTCCTGGTGCCGCTAACGTACTTTGGAGGCTTCACAGTCGCGATGCTGACGTTCAAGGGCTATCAGCCACTTCAGGGCTCGGAGGGTGCGGTCGTCGGCCTCTTCACGATAGGAGTCATGGGGGCGATACTGGCCTTTTTTGCGGTCTTTGGAAGATGGGCGTTCGCCATGGCCAAGAACATCCCGAGGAGGTAACGTTTAAATACGTCCACCAACAACCTAATCCGGTGATTAAAATGGTGATGCGTCTCTCAAGGCTCTACGGAAAGCAGATATACAACACCAAGGGTTATTACGTCGGCTACGTCGACGAGATACTAATCGAGATAGACAGAGGGCAGGCAAAGATACTTGCCTTGGGCCTTCCAGGGGAGAAGGTCGGCGTCCCCTACGACAGGGTCACCGCGATAGGAGACATAATACTGGTAAAAGCAAGGGAAGAATGATCAGCCTTCTTTAACTTTTAGCGCCTCAAGGAACTTTTCGGTTATTGCCTCTTCTGCCAGCCTGAGCAGTGAGCTCTTGTCCCTGGCCAGTTTGAAGATTCCCAGCGGAATCCTTGCACCACCGGACTGCGCGTGGCCACCGCCGCTGCCGATGTCCCCAAAGGCCTCCCTGAGAACCGTGCCTATGTTGACCCTGACATCGCGGGT
This window harbors:
- a CDS encoding haloacid dehalogenase, producing the protein MGLKEIIREIREVLDEKDALREEALRLTREIVRLSGDAIKALHRGEKEKAAERLDLARDKVTTLREKLRDHPDIYFTGYVQNAHQEFVEASLFFAYITGGEFPSPSELGVPHADYALGIGDFIGELRRRFLILLLEGNITGAEEVYRFMEATYEELMTLEYPKGLVNIRGKQDQARHILERTLEDLTRAKLGRKLEEKLEAVAGDNG
- a CDS encoding endonuclease V, translating into MINEINKKLGKIEEAQRKLALKIIEKPVRAESVKTVGAVDVSYGDTARAAFVLCSYPDCRVLKTRVIETEVAFPYVPTFFFLRETRPVLLAVRGEEFDVLLVEGHGRAHPRGYGLASHIGLLLGRPTIGVAKKPLKGVAEGQFIKVGKAYVSVGHLIDLESAVRIVASLLEGGYPTPLKLADRLSKRGRL
- a CDS encoding CTP-dependent riboflavin kinase — its product is MRRIQMLILLARKGALGRKIKITLRELANELGISPQSVLRLLEEMEEEGLVEKDVIGRKTYVEISQEGLAFLESLCDAISEALYNGIIIGEVISGIGEGAYYVRQYSHLIREYLGFDPYPGTLNIRVLFPKTVFDAFCGVRPVILPGFSKGGRTFGDVKAYRVQIGEVEGAIVIPSRTVHPPRIAEIVAPVCLREKLGLKDGSRITVKVVRG
- a CDS encoding PRC-barrel domain-containing protein, with the translated sequence MVMRLSRLYGKQIYNTKGYYVGYVDEILIEIDRGQAKILALGLPGEKVGVPYDRVTAIGDIILVKAREE